The Triticum aestivum cultivar Chinese Spring chromosome 3A, IWGSC CS RefSeq v2.1, whole genome shotgun sequence genome includes a region encoding these proteins:
- the LOC123059092 gene encoding uncharacterized protein — MESTASVLDRASSAAARAAAEADHLSSIRLVWVAGLVVRALERCKFLDRARELQEAVDVLAGADLQTMANAAGLVSSAAARAALEAYLQGVDLVVTCRNLEVAARELSLAVAAAAADSQGRDESRCKWILWLKKDRRNADVVDDGRLGQALLHHKAWPVSNSLSTASRPEENLAEFLSYALFGSLTLLPYLDPAGPVMKTLSKTGKLIFHVAFSVVWAAVGVAVACRQCRGSALMLRFADVASHIGMAGITALVIWYSHVLIAPDAPVTSYVILGFACILQIIAWAWDRKWIGGAA; from the exons ATGGAGAGCACCGCCTCGGTGCTAGACCgcgcctcctccgccgcggcccggGCTGCGGCGGAGGCGGACCACCTCTCTTCCATCCGTCTCGTCTGGGTGGCGGGGCTGGTGGTGCGCGCCCTGGAGCGGTGCAAGTTTCTGGATCGCGCCAGGGAGCTTCAAGAAGCTGTCGACGTTCTTGCTGGCGCGGACCTGCAGACCATGGCGAACGCCGCGGGCTTGGTGagcagcgccgccgccagggcggcTTTGGAGGCATATTTGCAAGGGGTGGATCTTGTAGTGACTTGTAGGAATCTGGAGGTGGCAGCACGCGAGCTGAgcttggcggtggcggcggcggcggccgactcACAGGGCAGAGATGAGAGCAGATGCAAATGGATCCTGTGGCTGAAGAAGGACAGGAGGAATGCAGATGTGGTCGACGACGGCCGCCTAGGGCAAGCGCTTCTTCACCATAAGGCCTGGCCGGTGTCGAACTCGCTCTCCACTGCGTCAAGACCGGAG GAGAACCTGGCAGAGTTCCTGAGCTACGCGCTGTTTGGATCCTTGACCTTACTGCCCTACTTGGACCCCGCGGGACCGGTGATGAAGACGCTGTCCAAGACCGGCAAGCTGATCTTCCATGTCGCCTTCTCTGTGGTTTGGGCCGCGGTTGGTGTAGCTGTCGCTTGCAGGCAGTGCCGCGGTTCTGCGCTCATGCTCCGTTTTGCTGATGTTGCCAGCCACATTGGCATGGCTGGCATTACTGCCCTTGTGATTTGGTACAGCCACGTCCTGATAGCACCGGATGCTCCTGTGACTTCCTACGTCATCTTGGGCTTCGCTTGCATTCTGCAGATCATTGCTTGGGCCTGG GATCGCAAATGGATCGGAGGCGCAGCGTAG
- the LOC123059091 gene encoding uncharacterized protein has protein sequence MMHNTIQREIQRENRRWLLLRLMEEGRVDPPAPAPAPSPIFRHRANIFVRCALTMLSLATLASLFVLKYKYHDPELQHPLLMALCVFLALCFIPAGFLCTQD, from the exons ATGATGCACAACACGATCCAGCGGGAGATCCAGAGGGAGAACCGGCGGTGGCTCCTGCTCCGGCTGATGGAGGAAGGCCGCGTCGACCCGCCGGCTCCTGCTCCCGCTCCATCTCCGATCTTCCGTCACCGTGCCAACATCTTCGTCAGG TGTGCTTTAACCATGCTGAGCCTGGCGACACTGGCCTCCTTGTTCGTGCTCAAGTACAAGTACCACGACCCCGAGCTGCAGCACCCTCTCCTCATGGCGCTCTGTGTCTTTCTAGCTCTCTGCTTCATTCCAGCCGGGTTCCTATGTACTCAAGACTAA
- the LOC123059089 gene encoding uncharacterized protein: MSVRGEMAPRRRSTSPPPASLPDDDDMLREILLRLPPRPSSLPRASRVCKRWRRLVADPRFQRRFRDHHHGKPPLLGFFFEDYRSCPFVPVLDRPDRIPRDRFSMSRREDNRIVDCRHGLVLFLSGRPPRSPSVWDPVARKQRCLTLPPELDNDRMYFFNAAVLRPARGQRRRSSQFQVALVAYDDRGETRASAWVYSSETGIWSKSKSLQLQSSVPMDQSSTLIGNSLYWLHTYAANVLQDHRQYFVLEFDLNNQSLAVTELPAHIEPGYHTLRIMPAEDGGLGFIHLSLFNAQLWKRKPDSDGSAVWVLDRDIEFGELRSTCKGDSLTFVGFAEESNAILVSTASGVFVVYLQSMQFKKLSNTVFFFPHYPYECCYAAGTGIVDVHGRDEVLKYMGDARLLAHVSTL, from the exons ATGAGCGTGAGAGGGGAGATGGCTCCCCGCCGCCGCAGCacctctccgccgcccgcctctctgCCAGACGACGACGACATGCTTCGGGAGattctcctccgcctcccgccgcggCCTTCCTCCCTCCCCCGGGCCTCCCGCGTCTGCAAGCGTTGGCGCCGCCTCGTCGCCGACCCCCGATTCCAACGCCGCTTCCGCGACCACCACCACGGCAAGCCTCCTCTCCTCGGCTTCTTCTTCGAAGACTATCGCTCCTGTCCGTTTGTACCAGTGCTGGATCGACCAGATCGCATCCCCCGGGATCGCTTCTCCATGTCTCGCCGCGAGGACAACCGCATCGTCGACTGCCGCCACGGGCTTGTCCTTTTCCTCAGCGGAAGGCCGCCGCGCAGCCCAAGTGTGTGGGACCCCGTCGCCCGCAAGCAGCGCTGCCTGACCCTCCCACCAGAGCTGGACAACGACCGGATGTACTTTTTCAACGCGGCGGTGCTTCGCCCTGCCCGCGGCCAACGCCGCCGTTCAAGCCAATTCCAGGTGGCCCTGGTAGCCTATGACGACAGAGGAGAAACAAGAGCTTCGGCATGGGTTTACTCATCGGAGACTGGCATATGGAGCAAGAGCAAATCACTGCAGCTGCAATCTTCTGTACCTATGGACCAATCCAGTACTTTGATTGGGAATTCTCTTTACTGGTTACATACCTATGCGGCGAATGTGCTTCAGGACCATCGTCAGTATTTCGTACTTGAGTTTGATCTGAATAATCAGAGCCTAGCCGTGACCGAGCTGCCGGCACACATAGAACCCGGGTATCACACATTGAGGATTATGCCCGCCGAAGATGGTGGGCTTGGCTTCATCCATCTCTCACTATTCAATGCCCAACTATGGAAGAGAAAGCCTGATTCTGATGGTTCAGCTGTATGGGTGCTCGACAGAGATATTGAATTCGGGGAACTTAGATCAACTTGCAAGGGCGACTCCCTCACTTTTGTTGGGTTTGCCGAGGAGAGTAATGCAATCCTTGTATCGACAGCTTCTGGTGTCTTCGTGGTCTATCTCCAGTCAATGCAGTTTAAGAAACTTTCCAATACGGTGTTCTTCTTTCCCCATTATCCATATGAATGTTGCTATGCTGCAG GTACTGGCATTGTTGATGTACATGGCAGAGATGAAGTGTTGAAATATATGGGAGATGCTCGTCTGTTAGCGCATGTTAGTACTTTGTGA
- the LOC123059090 gene encoding uncharacterized protein: MMHYLYQQEIQRENRRRSLLLRQMEEGRAELLNWPALIQRGRYAHHLRIITRCSTPVLGLAILVTVLVLKYKYHVPELQDPIDMGACVFVALCFMPSGYLCTQD, from the exons ATGATGCACTACCTGTACCAGCAGGAGATCCAGCGAGAGAACCGGCGGCGGAGCCTGCTGCTCCGGCAGATGGAGGAAGGCCGCGCCGAGCTGCTCAACTGGCCTGCTCTCATCCAGCGCGGACGATATGCGCACCACCTTAGGATCATCACCAGG TGTTCTACGCCCGTGCTGGGTCTGGCGATTCTGGTCACCGTGTTGGTGCTCAAGTACAAGTACCACGTGCCCGAGCTGCAGGATCCTATTGACATGGGGGCGTGTGTGTTCGTGGCTCTCTGCTTCATGCCATCTGGCTACCTCTGTACTCAAGACTAA